In Gavia stellata isolate bGavSte3 chromosome 33, bGavSte3.hap2, whole genome shotgun sequence, the DNA window ATTGCCAAAGCTGCTGGACCCGTGTTGGCCCCAGTAGCCCAGGGAGCCCCCGTAGCCCATGTCACCTCCATAACCTAGGCAACGACCATACCCAAGCGAGCCCCCGTAGCCTCCCCAGCCTCCCAAGCCAAAGGAGCTCCCATAGCCCCGGGAGCCCCCATAACCAGAGAAGCCCCCCAAGCCCAGGGAGCCCCCATAGCCCCCCAAACCAAAGGAGCTCCCATAGCCAGAGGAGCCCCCATAGCCCAGGGAGCCCCCATAGCCCCCCAAACCAAAGGAGCTCCCATAGCCAGAGGAGCCCCCATAGCCCAGGGAGCTCCCATAGCCGCCCAGACCAAAGGAGCCCCCATAACTCCGTGACCTCCTGTAGCCCAAGGAACCCCCATAGCCCCCCAAGTCAAAGGAGCCCCCATAGCCCTGGGAGCTTCGGGAACTGAAGGAACTCCCCAACCAGGCTGGGCCTGATGATCCCACAACGCTCTCCTGAGGAAAAGAGCTGAGTATGGGGCCCGGGACTGTCACCACAGCCGGCGGGGGGAAGATCACGGCTCTGGAGTCGGGGCATTGCTGCACACATGGCTCATTGTTGCTCTCGGCAATCGGCTGAGGGCAGGTCACCCCACAGGGTCTGCAGGACTCGCTGTAGCAAGACATCCTTCTTGTGACGGCTGTGAGTCTGCAATGCACAGCAGTAAGGAGTTTTAAGGTAAATGAACAAATACCAGAGCTGGACCTTGAGGAGATGAACCACGATGGTTAAGCAATGACTCTGTGTCTGAAATATCAGAAATTAACAGGGAAACAGGTAAATTTAAACATGCTAACAAATAAAACTCATTCCTGTGTCAACTCAACCTTCATCCTTTCTTTCATCTCATCATGATCACCTTTGTAAATAATTTGAtgtgaaacagaaattcagTAGTGGATAAATTAGACAGATCTTTCTGTAGCAATTTGGACTGGCGAGGATGCACTCACAAATTGTAAGAACCACTGAAAAAGAAGCCAACAGGAATAGAAGAAAAGGCTCATCGACTGTATGTATTCACACTTTATGAGGCGTAAGTCACCCCAAGTATTTCTATAGCTGGAGATCTATTTCGTATCCCAACACAGTGA includes these proteins:
- the LOC132320058 gene encoding scale keratin-like, producing the protein MSCYSESCRPCGVTCPQPIAESNNEPCVQQCPDSRAVIFPPPAVVTVPGPILSSFPQESVVGSSGPAWLGSSFSSRSSQGYGGSFDLGGYGGSLGYRRSRSYGGSFGLGGYGSSLGYGGSSGYGSSFGLGGYGGSLGYGGSSGYGSSFGLGGYGGSLGLGGFSGWGGYGGSLGYGRCLGYGGDMGYGGSLGYWGQHGSSSFGNCGRSYSSGFSSCGTGYYLPGTQRWGRSRRGSCGAF